The following proteins are encoded in a genomic region of Toxotes jaculatrix isolate fToxJac2 chromosome 3, fToxJac2.pri, whole genome shotgun sequence:
- the LOC121179477 gene encoding uncharacterized protein LOC121179477: MGSGLSQEEINRMSLGWYETSLRHPCLLPDVAIDESLWKYSGTNSTAELQAYSDDLSNRIPDYIEKLGSGFGAFTAIPNAVGLGALVISMIIELCMKSREAQTNDDPYTIFHRVFGEEKASAVRDTMLECMRRNNMFLNNDQRLKEELRRLEMQLSSHLTTLRNSLLYDGQMSSRGFKIWVNGASFHLQVLIHEARLKSRTDRDISDYAYSIRSVIDLYLTDLDYLLKKYKEYKPSTVKVFDRYSCHFDGCTPGTCYLSNTETKCEKVHPINHWTDICGNRAELIEAYMNLVFSKYEPVLSLKSHFSNIKNNLNTLIRQRNTFTLPSAI, from the coding sequence ATGGGTTCTGGACTCTCACAAGAAGAAATTAACAGGATGTCTCTTGGCTGGTATGAAACTTCTTTACGGCACCCATGCCTCTTGCCAGATGTAGCCATCGATGAGTCCCTGTGGAAATATTCTGGCACAAACTCCACCGCTGAGCTGCAGGCCTACTCTGATGACCTAAGCAACAGAATCCCAGACTACATCGAGAAGTTGGGATCTGGTTTTGGCGCGTTTACTGCAATCCCAAATGCTGTTGGGCTTGGTGCGTTGGTGATTTCTATGATCATTGAGCTCTGCATGAAGAGCAGAGAGGCACAAACAAATGATGATCCATACACCATATTTCACCGTGTGTTTGGAGAAGAGAAAGCTTCAGCTGTCCGGGACACAATGCTCGAGTGTATGAGGCGTAATAACATGTTCTTGAACAATGACCAGCGTTTGAAAGAAGAACTACGCAGACTAGAAATGCAGCTGAGCAGCCATCTGACCACCCTCAGAAACTCCCTGCTGTATGACGGACAGATGAGTTCCCGCGGGTTCAAAATCTGGGTTAACGGAGCCTCCTTCCACCTCCAGGTGTTGATCCACGAGGCTCGACTGAAGAGCCGGACTGACCGAGACATATCAGACTATGCTTATTCAATCAGAAGTGTCATAGATTTGTATCTGACAGACCTGGATTATTTGCTGAAGAAATACAAAGAATACAAGCCGAGTACTGTTAAAGTCTTTGACAGATATTCGTGCCATTTTGATGGGTGCACTCCAGGAACATGTTATTTATCAAATACTGAGACAAAGTGTGAAAAAGTGCATCCCATTAATCACTGGACTGACATCTGTGGAAATAGAGCTGAATTGATTGAGGCTTATATGAATCTTGTTTTCTCAAAATACGAACCAGTCTTAAGTTTGAagagtcatttttcaaacatcaagAACAACCTCAACACTCTGATCAGGCAACGCAACACATTCACTCTGCCATCAGCAATCTAA